A region of the Bacillota bacterium genome:
TGGATTAGCTTTATATCCATCAAAGAAGTGTTCTGCGTCAAAAATTACTTCCTTGCCAAGTTTCGTAAAAAATTTAATAGTATCATATATCATTTTAAGGTTTTCTTCCAGGGTTGTTTTAAGGACAGTACCCACATGAAAATCCCAACTTTTACCAAATATCGCCACAGCTGGAGTATCAGCTGCCAAAAGAGACCTAACATTTACATCTTCATCCACTGGTGTATTAACTCTGCGAGTACTGCCGAAAGCAACAATCTTTGCATGTTTCAAATCTATCTTCTTCACCTTTTGGAAAAAGTCAAGATCTTTTGGGTTTGAACCGGGGTTTCCGGCCTCAATATAACTTACCCCAAGGCTGTCCACAACTTTAGCTATTTTCAACTTATCATCAACAGTAAACGAAATGCCCTGGGCTTGAGCACCGTCCCTGAGGGTCGTGTCATATATCATTATTTTTCTCAATTGCCTCACCTGCCTTGCAACATATAATAACATAAAAACTTAAATAATTACAAGTGTTTTTAATAACTTACCGTTCAATTATTTACTACCTAATTATTTACCGCTCAATTATTTCTTCACCCAATTCACTCAATACCCTGTTTATTGCATTCAAGTATGCCCTTACACTTGCTTCGATTATGTCAGTACTTACTCCTCTTCCGGTAAATGTCTTACCGTTTTTTGATACTCTTACAGTGACTTCTCCAAGGGCATCCTTTCCCCCGGTAACAGCTCTGAGACTATAATCCTCCAGCCTTAATGTGAATCCCACTGCCCTTTCCATTGCATTAAATGCTGCATCAACAGGACCATCTCCTGTAGCAGCTTCAGTATAAACATTTCCGTTCCGTCTTACACTGACGGTAGATGTTGATACAACCCGGTTTCCACTGCTTATCTGGTAAGTTTCCAGTTGGAAAACTTCCGGTATTTTTGCAACCTTTTCCTCTACCAGGGCTTCAATATCCTTGTCTGAAATATCCTTTTTCCTGTCTGCCAGTTCCTTGAACTTCTGAAAAGCATTTTTTATTTGCTCTTCAGTAAGGCTATATCCCATTTCTTTTAACTTTTCCTCAAAAGCATGGCGGCCTGATAATTTTCCAAGCACCATCCTGTTTTGTTTAAGCCCTATTGATTCCGGCCTCATTATTTCGTAAGTGGTTTTCTCAGCTAAAACTCCATGCTGATGTATACCCGATTCGTGAGCAAATGCATTGGCCCCCACAATAGCCTTATTAGGCTGTACAATAATTCCTGTAAGAGTACTTACCAGTTTGCTTGACCTGTATATCTGTGTTGTATCTATCTTATGAGTCACTTTATAAAAGTCTTTCCTTGTATCTATTCCCATAATAATTTCTTCAAGGGCTGCATTCCCTGCTCTCTCTCCAAGGCCGTTAATTGTACACTCCACCTGGATAGCCCCATTTTCTATTGCAGTAAGAGAATTAGCTACGGCCATCCCTAGATCATTATGACAATGTACGCTAATATCAACCTTATCAATATTGGGTACATTATTTCTTATTCCTCTAATAAGCGCCCCAAACTCTTGCGGTGTTGCATACCCTACCGTATCAGGTATGTTTACAACAGTAGCCCCCGCTTTTATAACTTCTTCAATGACCTTGTACAAAAACTCTACTCTTGTCCTGCTGGCATCTTCCGCAGAAAATTCTACATCCTCACAATACTTTTTAGCATATTTGACCATCTGAACCGCTCTTTCAAGCACCTGTTCTTCAGTCATTTTCAGCTTGTATTTCATATGAATATCCGATGTGGCAATAAATGTGTGAATACGCGGCATCCGGGCATGTTGTACCGCTTCCCAGGCCCTATCAATATCTTTTTCCAAAGCTCTGGCAAGACTTGCAACTCTTACATTTTTAATAACCCTAGCTACTTCAGACACTGCTTCAAAATCCCCGGGCGACGCTATGGCAAAGCCTGCCTCAATTACATCAATACCCAATCTTTCCAATTGCTTTGCAATTTCAACCTTTTCATAAACATTCAGGTTAACCCCCGGCGTTTGCTCCCCATCCCTTAATGTAGTATCAAATATTTTTATTTGTACAGGCATAATTTCACCTCATTCCTTCCCCTTATTTCCTTATTTTAACTGTTATATTTAATTTTCTATATTTTACATATTTTCCTATATTTGGTA
Encoded here:
- a CDS encoding 2-isopropylmalate synthase; this translates as MPVQIKIFDTTLRDGEQTPGVNLNVYEKVEIAKQLERLGIDVIEAGFAIASPGDFEAVSEVARVIKNVRVASLARALEKDIDRAWEAVQHARMPRIHTFIATSDIHMKYKLKMTEEQVLERAVQMVKYAKKYCEDVEFSAEDASRTRVEFLYKVIEEVIKAGATVVNIPDTVGYATPQEFGALIRGIRNNVPNIDKVDISVHCHNDLGMAVANSLTAIENGAIQVECTINGLGERAGNAALEEIIMGIDTRKDFYKVTHKIDTTQIYRSSKLVSTLTGIIVQPNKAIVGANAFAHESGIHQHGVLAEKTTYEIMRPESIGLKQNRMVLGKLSGRHAFEEKLKEMGYSLTEEQIKNAFQKFKELADRKKDISDKDIEALVEEKVAKIPEVFQLETYQISSGNRVVSTSTVSVRRNGNVYTEAATGDGPVDAAFNAMERAVGFTLRLEDYSLRAVTGGKDALGEVTVRVSKNGKTFTGRGVSTDIIEASVRAYLNAINRVLSELGEEIIER